From Bradyrhizobium sp. NDS-1, the proteins below share one genomic window:
- a CDS encoding Zn-ribbon domain-containing OB-fold protein — MNEAKKYPAPVTNPETAAFWDAAKQGKFMIKRCTACGEAHYFPRSICPFCYSDKTVWEEASGEGTIYTWSLMRKSPTGPYAIGYVTLKEGPSVQTNFVDCDLEKLKIGQKVKVVFKPTDGAPLPFFTVV, encoded by the coding sequence ATGAACGAAGCAAAGAAATACCCGGCACCAGTGACGAACCCCGAGACCGCGGCGTTCTGGGACGCGGCCAAGCAAGGCAAGTTCATGATCAAGCGCTGCACCGCCTGCGGCGAAGCGCATTACTTCCCGCGCTCGATCTGTCCGTTCTGTTACTCCGACAAGACGGTGTGGGAGGAGGCATCGGGCGAGGGCACCATCTACACCTGGAGCCTGATGCGGAAGTCGCCGACCGGCCCCTACGCCATCGGCTATGTCACGCTGAAGGAGGGGCCGTCGGTGCAGACCAACTTCGTCGACTGCGATCTCGAGAAGCTGAAAATCGGCCAGAAGGTGAAGGTGGTGTTCAAGCCGACCGACGGCGCGCCGCTGCCGTTCTTCACGGTGGTGTAG
- a CDS encoding PAS domain S-box protein, producing the protein MSAELTPTPEKKRTFSLSIGQLTFGSFLLVLAVIIVTSTASVIAIRHIDTTFAELQRLQSVGDLAEDIDRRMNELRLAARDFVTDPGAGTQFQQVGEAASTLSDILKKTRIELAPEQQDMIDGVTERLATYRTGLERISTLIDRRAQLLAGLPPLRDQFDVAVAGTADRELASRLSEAQSRIATGLLARNPSAAEQAAQNMRALNIGDAGLKAAVNDYAEAIMAVAVRERQIADIDREVLGTEGRLIGRVTELLREVSDRRGHVLSRDFARTLTEARWQSIALGTIGVLIGILAAGFVVRRTVRPLAQIARSIRALAAGRKDTSIPSADLDNEIGDIARAAEVFRRALEEADTAREAAVRALTEQRLAEESYRKLFEGSIDGIYVTTPAGDLLNANPALARMMGYDSPQQLIDSINDIAHTIYVHPEARVEYQRLMTRDGMVREFEYQVRQRSGDILWLSDSATGVRDEQGNIVRYEGTLRDITDQKRAEDAIAEGRRLLQQVIDTVPAVINVKDRNLRYVLMNRYMAGIFGIEPGDALGRTTADLMSRYGAAKSDESDKRVLKLRKGLGFYEEEYKDASGNMRQWLVNKLPLLDAEGEIERIVTVALDIGERKRGEQEMRKAKESAETALRNLRETQASLIEAEKLAALGRLVAGVAHEVNNPVGISLTVASALERKTAMFTAEVERGELRRSTLNDFLSTSRDASSQLVSNLNRAAELIQSFKQVAADRNYSDQRTFDLGDLTEQVVMSLRPGLRKHNLTLNVECQPDLAMNSYPGPYGQVLTNLFLNSVAHAFPDGRPGTIDIQVRESGKDNVEIIFSDNGCGMSLDVRRRAFDPFFTTRRDQGGTGLGLHIVYSIVTNRLGGRLDLDSEPGSGTRIQIILPRTAPLEQAAE; encoded by the coding sequence ATGTCCGCCGAATTGACGCCGACCCCTGAGAAAAAGCGAACATTCTCGCTCTCCATCGGCCAGCTCACCTTCGGCAGTTTCCTGCTCGTGCTGGCGGTGATCATCGTCACCTCGACCGCGAGCGTGATCGCGATCCGGCACATCGACACGACCTTTGCCGAGCTGCAGCGGCTGCAGAGCGTCGGCGACCTCGCCGAGGACATCGACCGCCGCATGAACGAATTGCGCCTCGCCGCGCGCGATTTCGTCACCGATCCCGGCGCCGGCACCCAGTTCCAACAGGTGGGCGAGGCGGCCTCGACGCTCAGCGACATCCTGAAGAAGACCCGCATCGAGCTCGCACCCGAGCAGCAGGACATGATCGACGGGGTCACCGAGCGCCTCGCGACCTATCGGACGGGCCTCGAGCGGATCTCGACCCTGATCGATCGCCGCGCCCAGCTGCTCGCCGGCCTGCCGCCGCTGCGCGACCAGTTCGATGTGGCCGTCGCCGGAACCGCCGACCGCGAACTGGCCTCGCGCCTGTCGGAGGCGCAGAGCCGCATCGCGACCGGGCTGCTCGCGCGCAACCCCTCCGCGGCGGAGCAGGCCGCGCAGAACATGCGGGCACTGAACATTGGCGATGCCGGGCTGAAGGCGGCAGTGAACGATTATGCCGAGGCCATCATGGCCGTGGCCGTCAGAGAGCGGCAGATCGCCGATATCGACCGCGAGGTGCTGGGAACCGAGGGCCGGCTGATCGGCCGCGTCACCGAGTTGCTGCGCGAAGTCAGTGACCGGCGCGGCCACGTGCTGTCGCGTGACTTTGCCCGTACGCTGACGGAGGCGCGATGGCAGAGCATCGCGCTCGGCACCATCGGGGTCCTGATCGGCATTCTGGCGGCCGGCTTCGTGGTGCGCAGGACGGTCCGTCCGCTTGCCCAGATCGCGCGTTCCATTCGCGCGCTTGCGGCGGGCCGGAAAGACACCTCCATCCCGTCCGCCGACCTCGACAACGAGATCGGCGACATCGCGCGTGCGGCCGAAGTGTTCCGCCGCGCGCTGGAGGAGGCCGACACCGCGCGCGAGGCGGCGGTGCGCGCGCTCACCGAGCAGCGCCTCGCCGAAGAGAGTTACCGGAAACTGTTCGAGGGCTCGATCGACGGCATCTATGTGACGACGCCGGCCGGCGATCTCCTCAATGCCAACCCGGCGCTGGCGCGGATGATGGGTTATGACAGTCCGCAGCAGCTCATCGACAGCATCAACGACATCGCCCACACGATCTACGTCCATCCCGAGGCGCGCGTCGAATACCAGCGGCTCATGACGCGCGACGGCATGGTGCGCGAGTTCGAGTATCAGGTGCGCCAGCGCAGCGGCGACATCCTGTGGCTTTCCGACAGCGCTACCGGCGTGCGGGACGAGCAGGGCAACATCGTCCGCTACGAGGGAACGCTGCGCGACATCACCGACCAGAAGCGGGCGGAAGACGCCATCGCCGAAGGCCGGCGCCTGCTCCAGCAGGTCATCGACACCGTGCCCGCGGTGATCAACGTCAAGGACCGCAATCTGCGCTACGTGCTGATGAACCGCTACATGGCCGGCATCTTCGGCATCGAGCCGGGCGATGCGCTCGGCCGCACCACGGCCGACCTGATGTCGCGCTATGGCGCGGCCAAGTCCGACGAGAGCGACAAGAGGGTGCTCAAGCTCCGCAAAGGCCTCGGCTTCTACGAGGAGGAGTACAAGGACGCCTCCGGCAACATGCGGCAATGGCTGGTCAACAAGCTGCCGCTGCTCGATGCCGAGGGCGAGATCGAGCGGATCGTCACGGTGGCGCTCGACATCGGCGAGCGCAAGCGCGGCGAGCAGGAGATGCGCAAGGCCAAGGAATCCGCCGAGACGGCGCTGCGCAATCTGCGCGAGACGCAGGCCTCGCTGATCGAGGCCGAGAAGCTCGCCGCGCTCGGACGCCTGGTCGCCGGCGTGGCGCACGAGGTCAACAATCCCGTCGGCATCAGCCTCACGGTCGCGTCCGCGCTGGAGCGCAAGACCGCGATGTTCACTGCCGAAGTCGAGCGCGGCGAGCTCCGCCGCTCCACGCTCAACGATTTCCTGAGCACCAGCCGCGACGCATCCTCGCAGCTCGTCTCCAATCTCAACCGCGCCGCCGAGCTGATCCAGTCGTTCAAGCAGGTTGCCGCCGACCGCAACTATTCGGACCAGCGTACTTTCGATCTCGGCGACCTCACCGAGCAGGTGGTGATGAGCTTGCGGCCGGGCCTGCGCAAGCACAACCTGACGCTCAACGTCGAGTGCCAGCCCGATCTCGCCATGAACAGCTATCCGGGTCCGTACGGCCAGGTGCTGACCAATCTGTTTCTCAATTCGGTGGCGCACGCCTTCCCGGACGGCCGGCCAGGGACCATCGACATTCAGGTGCGGGAGTCCGGCAAGGACAATGTCGAGATCATCTTCTCCGACAATGGCTGCGGCATGTCGCTCGACGTTCGCCGCCGCGCCTTCGATCCGTTCTTCACGACGCGGCGCGACCAGGGCGGCACCGGCCTCGGCCTGCACATCGTCTACAGCATCGTCACCAACCGGCTCGGCGGACGGCTCGATCTCGATTCCGAGCCGGGCAGCGGCACGCGCATCCAGATCATCCTGCCGCGCACGGCGCCGCTCGAGCAGGCTGCGGAATAG
- a CDS encoding NUDIX hydrolase codes for MAETSASRPASTILLLRDGEKDIEIFMMVRHHQIEFNSGALVFPGGSVDAGDKEIVARTDLYSGGEGLSEADRGFRIAAIRETFEESGILLARSKETGLSVDARRAGEIADAHRVALNDHKISFLRILADNGLELALDTLLPYAHWITPEGMPKRFDTWFFLAAAPPDQLGAHDGRESTDSIWVSPREAVEGGESGRFKLPFPTTRNLIRLAKQPTVQAAMEHARGMSIVTVMPVMTKTETGRQLRIPREAGYDGEVFEVGALG; via the coding sequence ATGGCCGAGACATCAGCATCACGCCCGGCCTCGACGATCCTCCTGTTGCGCGACGGCGAGAAGGACATCGAAATCTTCATGATGGTTCGCCATCATCAGATCGAGTTCAACTCGGGCGCGCTGGTGTTTCCCGGCGGCAGCGTCGATGCCGGCGACAAGGAGATCGTCGCCCGCACCGATCTGTATTCGGGCGGCGAGGGCTTGAGCGAAGCGGACCGCGGGTTTCGCATCGCCGCGATCCGCGAGACCTTCGAGGAGAGCGGCATCCTGCTGGCGCGATCGAAGGAGACGGGCCTGTCGGTCGATGCCAGGCGTGCGGGCGAGATTGCGGATGCGCATCGCGTCGCGCTCAACGACCACAAGATCAGCTTTCTCAGGATCCTGGCCGACAACGGTCTGGAGCTCGCGCTCGACACGCTCCTGCCTTACGCGCACTGGATCACGCCGGAGGGCATGCCGAAGCGTTTCGACACCTGGTTCTTCCTTGCCGCCGCGCCGCCCGATCAGCTCGGCGCCCATGACGGCCGGGAGTCGACGGATTCGATATGGGTCTCGCCGCGCGAGGCGGTGGAGGGCGGCGAGAGCGGCCGCTTCAAGCTGCCGTTCCCGACCACGCGCAATCTGATCCGGCTGGCGAAGCAGCCAACGGTGCAGGCCGCGATGGAGCATGCCCGGGGCATGTCGATCGTCACGGTGATGCCGGTCATGACCAAGACCGAGACCGGCCGCCAGCTCCGCATCCCCCGCGAGGCCGGCTATGACGGCGAGGTGTTCGAGGTGGGGGCGCTGGGCTAA
- a CDS encoding AraC family transcriptional regulator, protein MLFDALAPSSALQLIGFADVDAFRPIESMEDARSIPLDVPNFAAARAVVALPACRIIVMRSFARILDTAYRMPGGMVVLSMTDGLQVNFKGLDLDARFFIALRGNDGCHFVEPQTNHYAMIILSPGLRDRGWFDHADDLRARIANRPALLHTRQLLLDILRTASVQPVLFETTEVAAHLQEGLLLALDELFRIDPMSDLSTSVQGERAIKLVQRIDDYVAAHPTAPIYTADLASEFGVSIRTLGGAVSKVRGMSLHQYIRLKRLWATRVRLLKGGGATVATCARAQGFHHLGEFAAAYRATFHEAPSDTLARGRQAGS, encoded by the coding sequence ATGTTGTTCGACGCCCTCGCTCCATCCTCCGCGCTGCAACTGATCGGCTTTGCCGACGTCGATGCGTTTCGCCCGATCGAGTCGATGGAGGACGCGAGGAGCATTCCGCTCGACGTCCCAAACTTTGCCGCGGCCCGCGCCGTCGTCGCCCTGCCGGCCTGCCGCATCATCGTGATGAGATCGTTCGCGCGGATTCTCGACACCGCCTATCGGATGCCGGGCGGGATGGTGGTCCTGTCCATGACCGACGGCCTCCAGGTCAACTTCAAGGGCCTGGATCTCGATGCGCGCTTCTTCATTGCGCTCCGCGGCAACGATGGTTGCCATTTCGTCGAGCCTCAGACCAATCACTATGCAATGATCATCCTCTCCCCCGGGCTGAGGGACCGGGGTTGGTTCGATCACGCCGACGACTTGCGGGCCCGTATCGCAAACCGGCCCGCCCTGCTCCACACGCGGCAGCTTCTGCTCGACATCCTGCGAACCGCATCAGTGCAGCCCGTCCTGTTCGAAACCACCGAGGTGGCTGCCCATCTCCAGGAGGGCCTGTTGCTCGCGCTCGACGAATTGTTTCGGATCGATCCGATGTCGGACCTGAGCACCTCGGTGCAGGGCGAGCGAGCGATCAAGCTCGTGCAGCGGATCGACGACTACGTCGCAGCCCATCCGACCGCACCGATCTACACCGCCGATCTGGCCAGCGAGTTCGGCGTCTCGATCCGGACGCTCGGCGGCGCAGTCAGCAAGGTGCGCGGCATGAGCCTGCACCAGTATATTCGCCTCAAGAGGCTGTGGGCGACCCGCGTCCGCCTCCTCAAGGGCGGCGGCGCGACCGTGGCCACGTGCGCACGTGCCCAGGGCTTCCATCATCTCGGTGAATTTGCCGCAGCCTACCGCGCGACGTTCCACGAGGCGCCCTCGGACACGTTGGCAAGGGGACGACAAGCGGGGTCATGA
- a CDS encoding GrlR family regulatory protein codes for MKNGLYSIHVTLLDGRAGKGSGVILFRDGKILGGDAYLYYTGSYVVKDNSTFKGEVLVQRHTSPRGNDNPLFGGPAPVGIGVSGTFTETRGEMTGTALVGKASQIFGATLHKLADAD; via the coding sequence ATGAAAAACGGTCTCTATTCGATTCATGTGACCCTGCTCGATGGTCGAGCCGGCAAGGGCAGCGGCGTCATTCTTTTTCGCGACGGCAAGATTCTTGGCGGCGATGCCTATCTCTATTACACCGGCAGCTACGTGGTGAAGGACAACAGCACCTTCAAGGGCGAAGTGCTGGTGCAACGGCACACCTCGCCTCGGGGCAACGACAATCCACTGTTCGGCGGCCCTGCCCCGGTCGGCATCGGCGTCAGTGGCACATTCACAGAGACGCGCGGAGAGATGACGGGCACGGCGCTGGTCGGCAAGGCCAGCCAGATTTTCGGCGCGACTCTGCACAAGCTCGCCGACGCCGACTAG
- a CDS encoding DUF3775 domain-containing protein translates to MLVVPNLSISPEKVFFVISKSRRSDIEAVGAGVIPAFGDDDMSYGRGGTTDRAELAGFIRDLNVDEQIDLVALTWLGRGDGDLSNWRELQTQAAQAHNQRTASYLIGTPMLADYLEEAMAQFGKSFEDFEEHL, encoded by the coding sequence ATGCTGGTCGTTCCAAATCTGTCGATCTCGCCGGAGAAAGTCTTCTTCGTCATCTCGAAATCGCGCCGGTCCGACATCGAGGCGGTCGGAGCGGGCGTCATCCCGGCCTTCGGCGACGATGACATGAGCTATGGGCGAGGCGGGACCACCGACCGGGCGGAGCTCGCGGGCTTTATCCGCGATCTCAATGTCGACGAGCAGATCGACCTCGTGGCGCTGACCTGGCTTGGTCGCGGCGATGGCGATCTCTCCAATTGGCGCGAATTGCAGACCCAGGCCGCGCAGGCGCACAACCAGCGCACCGCTTCCTACCTGATCGGCACGCCAATGCTCGCTGACTATCTGGAGGAGGCGATGGCGCAATTCGGCAAGTCCTTCGAGGATTTCGAAGAACATCTCTGA
- a CDS encoding VOC family protein, which translates to MPFVVTWDHVHLRSPDPETTAAWLRDILGGEVVHAPGRIDVNLGGARIFIAPLEGDSDVNPPPPHPHQGLDHFGLTVKDIDAVAAEIKAKGVTFTREPTTIRPGVRICFIRGPEGISIELLERDKKYT; encoded by the coding sequence ATGCCATTCGTCGTTACTTGGGATCACGTCCATCTGCGCAGCCCCGATCCGGAGACCACGGCGGCTTGGCTGCGGGACATCCTCGGCGGCGAGGTCGTGCATGCGCCGGGACGGATCGACGTGAACCTTGGAGGCGCCAGGATCTTCATCGCGCCGCTCGAGGGCGATAGCGACGTCAACCCGCCGCCTCCGCATCCGCATCAGGGCCTCGACCATTTCGGGTTGACGGTGAAGGACATCGATGCCGTCGCGGCCGAGATCAAGGCCAAGGGCGTCACCTTCACGCGCGAGCCGACCACGATCCGGCCCGGCGTGCGCATCTGCTTCATCCGCGGTCCCGAAGGCATTTCCATCGAACTGCTGGAGCGCGACAAGAAATACACTTGA
- a CDS encoding MaoC/PaaZ C-terminal domain-containing protein → MSARYEELKSLKNLGQKYAYTDREVMLYAYGIGLGADPMDEKELAFVNEGTLTPRPLKVVPTFASVAAWGSGPGEMNLNRVMVVDGERDITFHQPLPVAANITADSSVVEVYDKGKDKGVVIVHQTVLKNEKGEKLATLVASRFARGDGGFGGPSLTQPDPHKIPSRSPDKTIDITTRPDQALVYRLCGDRNPLHSDPEFAKKAGFPRPILHGMCTYGITCRGVLQTYADYDASAFRQHVARFSSPVYPGETVTMDLWKDGNVISFEAKVKSRGVTVIKNGKTVLG, encoded by the coding sequence ATGTCCGCCAGATACGAAGAACTGAAATCCCTCAAGAACCTCGGCCAGAAATACGCCTACACCGACCGCGAGGTGATGCTCTACGCCTACGGCATCGGCCTCGGCGCCGATCCCATGGACGAGAAAGAGCTCGCCTTCGTCAACGAGGGCACGCTGACGCCGCGGCCGCTGAAAGTGGTGCCGACATTCGCGTCCGTCGCGGCGTGGGGCTCGGGTCCGGGCGAGATGAATCTCAACCGCGTGATGGTGGTGGACGGCGAGCGTGACATCACCTTCCATCAGCCGCTGCCGGTTGCCGCGAACATCACCGCCGATTCTTCCGTCGTCGAGGTCTACGACAAGGGCAAGGACAAGGGCGTCGTCATCGTTCACCAGACCGTGCTGAAGAACGAGAAGGGCGAGAAGCTGGCAACGCTGGTCGCTTCGCGCTTCGCTCGCGGCGACGGCGGCTTTGGCGGGCCAAGCCTGACCCAGCCCGATCCGCACAAGATTCCCTCGCGCAGCCCCGACAAGACCATCGACATCACCACGCGCCCCGACCAGGCGCTGGTCTACCGCCTCTGCGGCGACCGCAACCCGCTGCACTCCGATCCCGAGTTCGCCAAGAAGGCCGGCTTCCCGCGCCCGATCCTGCACGGCATGTGCACCTACGGCATCACCTGCCGCGGCGTGCTCCAGACCTATGCCGACTACGATGCGAGCGCCTTCCGTCAGCACGTCGCGCGGTTTTCCTCACCGGTCTATCCCGGCGAGACCGTGACCATGGACCTCTGGAAGGACGGCAACGTGATCTCGTTCGAAGCCAAGGTGAAGTCGCGCGGCGTCACCGTGATCAAGAACGGCAAGACGGTGCTGGGTTAG
- a CDS encoding DMT family transporter, with product MDVRQDTNIAVELALLVALATLWGGSYTFIKLGVATIPPITLIAARTAIAGLLLLAVMWARGIRMPTDAATWRRFAFQAVLNSVIPWTLIAWGERHVDAALATILNSAGPIFTFLLTAVVTRHEATTPRKLFGVVAGMAGILLIVGVDAFHGIGSGLVAEAAIVAATICYACAAIFGRSFKDLDPMAPAAGSLLAGAAVLIPASLLVEQPWTLAPSQSSVLALLALAVFSTAAAFAIYFRLIQTLGSVGTTAQAYLRVPIGVAISVVFLGEILNQTAWIGLACVVLGVAAMTIPAGRRASVKPS from the coding sequence ATGGACGTCAGGCAGGATACCAACATCGCCGTCGAGCTGGCGCTCCTCGTCGCGCTCGCAACGCTCTGGGGCGGATCCTACACTTTCATCAAGCTTGGTGTCGCTACCATCCCGCCGATCACGCTGATCGCGGCGCGCACCGCGATCGCGGGCCTCTTGCTGCTGGCCGTCATGTGGGCGCGTGGCATCCGCATGCCGACGGATGCCGCGACCTGGCGACGTTTCGCGTTCCAGGCCGTGCTCAACAGCGTAATTCCCTGGACGCTGATCGCCTGGGGCGAACGCCATGTCGATGCCGCGCTTGCCACCATCCTCAACTCGGCCGGCCCGATCTTCACCTTCCTGCTCACCGCGGTGGTGACCCGTCACGAAGCGACGACCCCTCGAAAATTGTTCGGCGTGGTCGCCGGCATGGCCGGCATCCTGCTGATCGTCGGAGTCGATGCCTTTCACGGCATCGGAAGCGGCCTCGTCGCGGAGGCGGCGATCGTCGCCGCCACCATCTGCTACGCATGTGCCGCGATCTTCGGCCGCAGCTTCAAGGACCTCGATCCCATGGCGCCGGCAGCCGGCTCGCTGCTGGCCGGCGCCGCCGTCCTGATCCCGGCCTCGCTCTTGGTCGAGCAACCCTGGACGCTGGCGCCCTCGCAAAGCTCGGTGCTGGCACTGCTCGCGCTCGCCGTGTTTTCGACGGCCGCGGCCTTTGCGATCTATTTCCGCCTGATCCAGACCCTGGGCTCGGTCGGCACCACGGCGCAGGCCTATCTGCGCGTCCCGATCGGGGTGGCGATCAGCGTCGTCTTCCTCGGCGAGATCTTGAACCAGACCGCCTGGATCGGGCTGGCCTGCGTCGTCCTCGGCGTCGCCGCCATGACGATCCCGGCCGGGCGGCGGGCAAGCGTCAAACCGTCATAG
- a CDS encoding host attachment protein has product MDKMRIDKGDWLVVCDGRKALILENLGDEMFPNLHTREVHEQPNPSTSAQGSDAPGRLHAAAGGVRSSAEQTDWHDEAERAFLRSLASRLDAAVSAGETSALTMVASPRALGMIRADYSEVMRKALRGEIGKDLVKLPVYEIEKQLLLSGAAK; this is encoded by the coding sequence ATGGACAAGATGAGAATCGACAAGGGCGACTGGCTGGTCGTGTGCGATGGGCGCAAGGCGCTCATTCTGGAAAATCTCGGCGACGAGATGTTTCCGAACCTTCACACCAGGGAGGTGCACGAGCAGCCCAACCCCTCGACCAGCGCGCAAGGAAGCGATGCGCCAGGGCGCCTGCATGCCGCTGCCGGCGGCGTGCGCAGTTCGGCCGAGCAGACCGACTGGCATGACGAGGCCGAGCGCGCCTTCCTGCGGAGCTTGGCCAGCCGGCTCGATGCCGCCGTCAGCGCGGGTGAGACCTCGGCCCTGACCATGGTGGCCTCGCCGCGTGCCCTCGGCATGATCCGCGCCGATTACTCGGAGGTCATGCGCAAGGCGCTTCGGGGCGAGATCGGCAAGGATCTCGTCAAGCTGCCGGTCTACGAGATCGAAAAGCAATTGCTGCTGTCGGGCGCCGCCAAATAG
- a CDS encoding dihydrodipicolinate synthase family protein, with protein sequence MKLTADAKGTFAIAPTPFHDDGRIDERSIDRLTDFYEEVGCDGVTVLGILGEAPKLDATEAEQVAVRFVKRAKKMQVIVGVSAPGFATMRSLARASMDAGAAGVMIAPPPSLRTDDQIVGYFKQAAEAIGPDVPWVLQDYPLTLSVVFTPAVIRKIVMDNPNCVMLKHEDWPGLEKITTLRGFQKDGSLRPLSILCGNGGTFLDFEMERGADGAMTGYAFPELLIDVVNLSKAGKRDAAHDLFDAHLPLIRYEQQPGVGLSIRKYVLQKRGIIASSAQRKPGATITATAKAEVEYLLSRVARVDKRANLGPQSSAAG encoded by the coding sequence ATGAAACTCACCGCCGACGCCAAGGGCACTTTCGCAATCGCGCCGACGCCGTTCCACGACGACGGCCGGATCGACGAGCGCTCTATCGACCGCCTGACCGATTTCTACGAGGAGGTCGGCTGCGACGGCGTCACCGTGCTCGGCATCCTCGGCGAGGCGCCCAAGCTTGACGCCACTGAAGCCGAGCAGGTGGCGGTGCGCTTCGTCAAGCGCGCCAAGAAAATGCAGGTGATCGTCGGCGTCTCCGCACCGGGCTTTGCCACCATGCGCTCACTGGCGAGGGCCTCGATGGACGCGGGCGCGGCCGGCGTCATGATCGCGCCGCCGCCGTCCCTGCGCACCGACGATCAGATCGTCGGCTATTTCAAGCAGGCGGCGGAAGCGATCGGCCCCGACGTACCCTGGGTGCTGCAGGATTATCCGCTGACGCTCTCGGTGGTGTTCACGCCCGCCGTGATCCGCAAGATCGTCATGGACAATCCGAACTGCGTGATGCTCAAGCACGAGGACTGGCCGGGGCTGGAGAAGATCACGACACTGCGCGGCTTCCAGAAGGACGGTTCGCTCCGTCCGCTCTCGATTCTCTGCGGCAATGGCGGCACGTTCCTGGACTTCGAGATGGAGCGCGGTGCCGACGGCGCCATGACCGGCTACGCCTTCCCGGAGCTTCTGATTGACGTCGTGAACCTTTCCAAGGCCGGCAAGCGCGATGCCGCGCATGACCTGTTCGACGCGCACCTGCCGCTGATCCGCTACGAGCAGCAGCCCGGTGTCGGCCTGAGCATCCGCAAATACGTGCTGCAGAAGCGCGGCATCATCGCCTCCAGCGCCCAGCGCAAGCCGGGCGCGACCATCACGGCGACGGCGAAGGCGGAAGTCGAATATTTGCTGTCGCGCGTCGCCCGGGTCGACAAGCGCGCCAATCTCGGCCCGCAATCCAGCGCCGCGGGTTAG
- a CDS encoding SDR family oxidoreductase, which produces MGLLDGKVALITGAGGGLGEAYAKLFAREGASVVVNDLGGPRDGSGADTSMAQQVVNAITAEGGKAVANGADISTMEGGQSIFDDAIKHFGRADILVNNAGILRDQTFHKASEADWDKVIKVHLKGTFCCTMPVFRWMRENGGGVIVNTSSTSGLIGNFGQTNYGAAKGGIWGLSNVLAIEGRKYNIRIWTLAPGALTRMTADLPRYKENPGAALGPDGIAPAVLYMVSDLSGDQTGKVLGVSGPRGVREMRMMEMEGWKPPHTGWKAQDIADHAKEIFFSEEQIKMGARRF; this is translated from the coding sequence ATGGGACTGCTCGACGGCAAGGTTGCGCTGATCACCGGGGCGGGTGGGGGGCTCGGTGAGGCCTATGCGAAGCTGTTCGCGCGAGAAGGTGCCTCGGTCGTGGTCAACGACCTCGGCGGGCCCCGCGACGGCTCCGGCGCCGACACCTCCATGGCGCAGCAGGTCGTGAACGCGATCACGGCCGAGGGCGGCAAGGCGGTCGCCAACGGCGCCGACATCTCCACCATGGAGGGTGGCCAGTCGATATTCGACGACGCCATCAAGCATTTCGGCCGGGCCGACATCCTGGTCAACAATGCCGGCATTTTGCGCGACCAGACCTTTCACAAGGCCTCTGAGGCCGATTGGGACAAGGTCATCAAGGTGCATCTGAAGGGCACCTTTTGCTGCACCATGCCGGTGTTTCGCTGGATGCGGGAGAACGGCGGCGGCGTCATCGTCAACACCTCCTCGACATCGGGTCTGATCGGCAATTTCGGCCAGACCAATTATGGCGCGGCCAAGGGCGGCATCTGGGGCCTATCCAACGTGCTGGCGATCGAGGGCCGCAAATACAACATCCGGATCTGGACGTTGGCGCCGGGCGCGCTGACCCGCATGACCGCAGACCTGCCCCGCTATAAGGAGAACCCGGGGGCGGCGCTGGGGCCGGACGGCATCGCGCCGGCCGTGCTATACATGGTCAGCGATTTGTCGGGCGACCAGACCGGCAAGGTGCTGGGCGTGTCCGGGCCCCGCGGCGTGCGCGAGATGCGGATGATGGAAATGGAAGGCTGGAAACCGCCGCACACGGGCTGGAAGGCCCAGGACATCGCCGATCATGCCAAGGAGATCTTCTTCTCCGAGGAGCAGATCAAGATGGGGGCGCGGCGGTTTTAG